In Tenrec ecaudatus isolate mTenEca1 chromosome 9, mTenEca1.hap1, whole genome shotgun sequence, the DNA window GTGACTGCAAGCaacgaggctggtgcagggctttAAACAAGAAAATGCGGAACGGAATGAAGTTGGGGATGACTGAAATGGGGCGATTCAGATTAAGATCAAGGAGGTGTAAATGAAGCAGGGAAGAGGGACAGAGCACGGTGATTGAGGGGTTGTAAGGCATCAAGTCTGTACAGTCAGACCTTTCAGACCTGAGTAGTCCTGGGAGTGAGGTCAGTGAACGGGAAGAAAGGCACGAGGACAGCACCGTGAATTCCCCTTTGTCTGCCTGTCTTCTGAGAAGCAGCTCACACGCAGCACAATGCCCATGCACTTACTGCACGCATTTCACACCACAGCAAGGCACACTCTACTGACTTGCTTCCCTCTCTGTGAGAGTCGGCTAAGTGTGCTGAAAGAGAGTGTCAGAGACGTGGACCGACAGCTGGAGAGACCATGCAGGGCAAGTTCTTGAATaatcaacacaaacacaaacgatAAATATTTTACCTGCGTCCGACTCAGGAGGAGAATAAAACTGACCGTCAGAGAGAGCACCAGGTATAAGGGCTGCCCTCTCGGAGGCGTCTTGAACCATCAGGAGTCCTACAAGGAAAGGAATTCAGCTGCCGGGAATGACGTTATGATTCAGGTAACTTCTCACAATGGCGTTGCCAATACATCAATAAAGATGCTTTGCTCAAAGTACGTTTGAGACCTTTCAGCCATTCTACCAATGGAActggtttttgctttgttttttcatttaCAAAAGATAGATACTTACTAGTCAACTGCTTTATGTCCCCGAGGGCAATCTTGGTCATAGTATTTATAGCAGCCTTCCCTTGGGAACACACTTACCTCCTAACGGTCATCAGCAGTCATGAAACcaaccccccccaaaagaaaccaaccaacaacccaggcgGCCTGCACAATAGACTGTCCATATTTGGCAAGAGAAAGGTTGGAGATGAAGTGCAACCAAGGGATGGCCTTTTTCTAAATATGAGCGCACTtcgaaaaattcatggaaaatggaattcaaacaCAGGGGAATTTTTCCACGTATTTTTGGGAAGCCCCTCTGGATAGAGAAAGTATTTAAAATGATGAAGGAACTTTTACGAAGTGAAAGTTCTCCACAGAGCACAAGCTAGAGGACACTATCTGATGaatattttctaaacacttaatCTGCTTTTGAATTTTAACTTTCTCCTTAACAGATTTCTTCTCTTTGGGATTCACCGCAAGGAAATTACTTGCTAGGAGATGTCCCCTCCAGTTTGTACGGCTTTTATCTTCAAGCTTAACTTTCTCTAAGACGGAAGTGTTccagttttgttttcctctcaggCATGGGAGAGTGAGCCAATGACTGATCCGAGCATAAACACAGCACATCTTGAAACTCTAGGGTCTCTGATTTGATCTCTATGGAGCctccagtgggtgggtgggtgggctcgGGTGGCTTCCACAAGGAtctcatatgaagaagaaagcagcCCAATTTAATAAACCACTCTGCCTTCCTCGGATACCCAGAGCCACATGAGATCTGCAGGGCTTTGCCAGGGCTCACGATGATGACACCATGCGATCTCTCGAACCACCACACAGCGAGCGCGGCGGGAGCTTGAGCGGGTTAAGCATGTCTCTGCCTGGCTGCCATCCTCCTCCTCGGGACTCCACAGCCATCCTTGGTTTGGAAACAGCCCCAGCGGGAGGGTGGGCGCTCCACATGCATCTCATTCAAAGCACCTCTCTCACCTTCTCCTGCTCTCTCTGCAGCAATGTGAGGCTCTGAGCAGCTGCTGCCTTTCACTGAGAATTCCTGCCTCAGCTCCTCCCAAACTGCTTTCAATTTCCCTGCCCCTGAACGATGCAGTCTGACTCTGTGCAGGGAGTACTTGGCGTCCGAGCTGGTCTACGGAGGACGGGGTGCTCTTTGTACTGCTGTCCCTGGAATCCCCTGCACCCACCTTCACACTATCCCTGGGCCAACCGTTGGCGCGAGGAGCCACATGCTCTCCCTCTCCTTGTATCCAATCCTTCTGATTTCTGCTGTAGCCACTCCAgaatggaggtggagatggagaaggggcagggggtggggtggccaaGTCCCACCCACCCGCAGCTCCACGCAAACCAAGGCGTCCTCGCAGCCAAGTGCCCAGTCAGTAGCAGGAAGCTGATTCTGCGAGAAACTTACTGTTTACTTCTTCGGCTTCTTGAGGTAACACTTTGAAATCCAGGAACCAGGTCTCGATCCAGGCGAGGATGAATGAAATGATGGGCAGCACGTAGCCaaaagctccctgggagaaaagctGGCCGAACAAATCCCGCCAGGAGAGGGAAACGCAGTTACTATGAGCTCACACGGGGCGGCAAGGCTTGGTCACTGCAGAGGAACTAGAGAAACTGCTAGGCCATACCTTTGAGAGGATGACTTTCGCTAATAAAAAGGCACTGGCCACTGCAGTCGTCAACTGAAAGACATAAAAAAAACAGCACCTCCTGCTTAGACCTCGCGTAACTGTGAAGTTCCCTCCCATGGGAACTGTCACTCACCTGAGCCTCAAGAGGGAGGGAAACTGAAAAAGCCTGGCTTGGTCCCACATCCTGGCACCTTTGCCCACCCCTCTACCTCTATCCACTAAAGCCCAGACCGGGGCAAAGCGGGCTTCTATGTGGCACCCAGTTTCTCACTGGCAGCTTACAGgtttcccttctcccactttttagGAGGCTGATGTGTTGGGgggcttggtggcatagtgggttatgtgttgggctgctaactacaaggtcagtatttCAAAAGCAGCCCCGTGAGAAAAAGCAGCTTCCTACTCCTCTATAGATGTATAGGAACAGAAATCCACGAGGACACTTCTGCCCTGCTCCAGAggctcgctctgagtcagaattgaagtgAAGGCACAGTAAGTTTGGATGTGTTGGGAAAATAAGCTTTGCCCATCAGAAGGTACAAATCCCAATCCACCGCCACCACGTTAAAGGACCAGTGAGATCCACTGGCAGGGGCTGTGATGCCCAGAGGGAATCCCGGAGGACCAGGGCTTGACACGCCATCGTGGAGCCAACAGTTTGAGTAGGGTAAAGCCTGAACCAAATGAATGCCACCAGCAGCAGGTGAGGAGGCTGTTGGCATTCGACGGACAGAAGGGAGCTCTTGGAGCTTTGGTACAGCTCTTGGAGCTTTGGTACAGATTAAGCAAACAGGGCAAACACTGCGGTGCTTGGTACAGATGGGTTTTTTACATGAGGACACAGACTAATTTACAGGTAGACACTAATTGCTCTTTAGGGGCCAGCCGATTTCTCCTTCTGCTGTCTGGCCTCTCTCTGCCAGCAGTCTTAAAAACAAGTCTCAGCAACAATAGAGAGGATTTGTCCAATCTGATCTGTCCCTTCTAATAATGTGAAAACAGATGGTCAAAGAATATCTTCAACCTCTCATAGAGTAGGTCTAGATAAGCCACTTCTCTGAGATACATGGGACAGACGGTCCGACAAACACTAATTAATACGTATCATGGAGACTCTGGAACAAATGGGGAATGTGGCTAAAAGAAAATTCAGAAGGGAGAGTCACTATAATTATTGTGACATGGACAACAGTCTTCAGAAAGGGGAGTCAAATCTGGCCAAGGCTGGTCCACCTGAACCTGTGAGTGTGGGTTTCCTCCCAGGCCTGCCAGTCTGTGGATGATGGAAGGAGTTGGCCCAGGCAGACAGGACCCAGATGAAATCCACCCCAGGATGGAGGCACACGCTCCCCGGTCAAGATGGTCCAGCCCTGAATGGGCCCCTACACATTCTGGGGGCCATACACCCTCGTCACTGGGCAGCAGGTAACTCTAGGGCatcagttctcaacctctggctcgtgactcctttgggagtcaaaggaccctttcacaggcttcgcccgattcataacagtagcaagattacagtgatgaagtagcaacaaaaataattttatggttgggggtccccaccacatgaggaacggtatgaaagggttccggcattaggcaggttgagaaccactgctccagagcaaTTGTCCCTGGACTGATGAGCTCGGCACGACTCCCCGTAGCCCCGCCTTATGTGAGTTCGCAAAAAGGTGAGTGTGCAGATATCTGGGGAaatggcaaaaaataaaaataaataacaggGAGAAGAGCTGCCAATTCTTCTTTCAACCAGTGTTTATTAAGCTTACCCTTTAAGACGGAAAGAAGGAACACTGCTGGTGAGGGTTAGGAGTGGATTGGAAACACGTTATCAAATGAGTCCAAGTcaggaacaaaacacaacaaaacatgcaGCAGTGTGATGCGAACAAGAAAACTGCCAAATATTGCGGAAGCCCTGGTAACTGATCTCATCTCGTATGCACAAAAAGGAGTCAGGAGTTCCTGGCCAATGATTACTCTTGGGCCTCTGGGATTTCTCATTTGCTTCAGTATCCATAGAGATGAATCTAGTTACATCGGAAAGAGGCCCTGCAGGCTTCAACTGACTGAAAATGGGGAGGAGCAAAATCACATAAAATGGCAGAATTGAACCCCACTTCCAACAGCCTCTTAGCCCAGCTGGGCGCCATGTGAGCAGGTGCTGGCCACGCCCCTGCGAATTCCCCGACTACTCACCGCGATTGCCCACCAATGGCGCAGTCTGCACACAGCATAGGCAAGAATTAACACTTTAAATCGAAAAACTGCCAACAGCTAGTTTGAAAGAGAGAGacacatttaaaataatatgtcaaaaataaagaattttagttttgttaaaggaagaaaacaacaggTCAATATTAGAGGCAGGGAAGTCTGCCTCTCAAACTTCACCATACCCCGACCTAAGTAAAGCTTTTGAATTAATTTCCCATCATCAAAGAATCTGCCCTTAAATGATTCCTGCtttcttcctatttgagcccACACGTGTGTCTGCTGGGGTTATGAGACAGGAGAGTCTGCTGACAGTTGAAATTCTCAGTCCAGGTAGAAACACTGCTTCGAAGGAGGTACCAGCTCCCCACGCTCGGGGTTAATGGTACCTTGGGGAAAGGGCAGCCTCTCTCAGTAGCCAGCATCACACTGAAGCTCTGTAAGTGCACCCCGTCCCACACGACCCCTCATCCCAACAATCCTGTGAGTCCACTGTTATCACTAATCCCAAACTACAGGAGGGGAAACCcaaggagagggaagggaaatccTTAGTCATGTCGCCAGGAGATGAACCCGGCCGCTTGCCTCCAAAGGGCGGGGCTCTCAAAGCCATGGCAAAGCTGTCTTCGCAACTCTCATTCAGGAAAGGAATGGACACAAAGTGTGACTGATTTTAGTGGGAAAGCCACTAGTTGGCAGGGAGCTATCAGGACAGGGATGGGTCCTTACTAATCAAAACTACCGAAAGGCTGAAGAAGCTGTCAAACCCGCCAGACCTTGGCGCTTTGGTTGGTGGATTAACCAGGCTTCCTAGGAGTCCCGACTCAAGCCATTCCCAGACAAAACTAACGAGGGCAAACACTGAACCAAACCAATACAAAACCCAATTTCCTCTTTACATGTTAACAGTTTTAGGGGAAAGTATCAGTGGGACCTCAGCATGCCCTGCTCCCCACATACATGATTGAGGGTTGGGCAAGAAACTCATTTTGGGAAAAGTGAGGGGATTACACTCTATcagtcattttctaaatattctgcTGTAACCAATTTTTTCAACAAAATCCCAAGGGGAAGCCCAATAGACTAAACTGAAAAGGTGAATAATAACTCAGACTAAAGGCGGTCCTAGCCTGACCTGTGTACACATCTCCAGGCATCTTCTGTAAATAAAGTAGTGAAAATAgatctggggggcggggggtgtcacTGTGAATTCTATCTATGCTGTGTCTAATACAATGTTAAAGTCGCACTTATACTATCAACTATAAAGCTCTATCTCCATGTTACAGTGTGTCGTCgaagaagaacacacacacatgtttagATAAAATTAATACCTCGTCTAGAGAGAAATATAAATTCTacatctgactcatattgaccaagATTACTAATACACAACTTCGCTCAAAAACTTCTACCGCAGCAGAATAAAACATAGTTACTATTAAAAGCACACCTAAATATTAATCTACTTAAGATGCAAAAGGAGCATCATGTTCATCATGAAATTAAATGAAGAGGTGAAATTTCCCTTTGGTCAATAGGTTATGTCAGCGGGTGCACTATGTCAACAATGTGAGATGACAAAGGCGGCTCTTCAAGGACATGGGTGTGGCTTCTTCTGCCTTCCATCATCCTCTATTCATCAATCCTTCTTCCCTGAGATAACCAGACCATTCCTTAAAAAGGAAAGGTGTGCTCAATGGGCCCGTCCCTACCTCAAGGAGAAGGAAACAGCGTTCAAGGGGGACAAAGGAATAGGTCAGCAGCTGAGGTCTATTTAGAGGGAAACTGCCTTTTTCTTTCCCCAGGCCTGAAAGAAACTGTAACACGGAAAATACTtacaaatatatcaaaatatgaagagtAGTAGTCATAGTGCACGACTTCCTTCTCCAATGTGTTTTCGATGCCTCCGTTCACCTAGGAAGCGAGTGGAAGGTGAACATCAGGAGAGGTGGCTCACGACGACAATACTAAACCTGCAAGTATGTTGGCTCTGTACTCGTTCACCTGTCATTTTAGAACCCACACACGCTAAACCATGCAACAGCACATGCTGAACAGCATTCCTACTtcttcattttgaattcattcgCTCAACAAATAAGTAACTTAAAACAACGTGGCTCATATTTTGGGAAActtaagtgttttttttaaaaagtctctttctttttcttgtcaatCTTCCCAAAACTCCAGACTCAGTgtctttgagtcaatgctgactctcagtggccctacaggacagagtggaactctcCCCGTGGGGTTCTGAAAATGAAAGTCTTGATgaggaaaaagcctcatctttctcctttggagaacctggtggttttgaactactgactctgAAGTCAGAATAACAACTCctagccactacatcaccagggctcctttattccACCACAGGAAGAAGACCATTTATACTTTACCCAGAGCCTCCCTAACTTTTTATCACATATTTGAGGTTTTGGAAGGCCAACGGGCCCCTATTCTCTTAGCAAACATCAATGACAGCAGTTACTGTGGTGTAGGAGGGGTAAACAGTGTCTCTCTATTGTACGATACGCTTTAATATACGCCATtggatgtcaataaaactgtttaaaagtttttaaaaaaagtttaaaatttaaattttaagtttATTTTATTCACGCATGGCATTTGTAAACTTTGCAGTCTTCTTAACTTACTTTTTGTCAATGAAAGTCACAGTCAGTGAGGGAAATAAAAGGTAATATAAACATTCTTTCATCCCCCAATTGATCCATCAAAATGAGTTTTAAACAATAAAGTTTTAAGACCTACATATTatagaaaacttttaaaaattgagggagggtggaggaaagaggagctgatacatagggctcaagtagaaagagaatgttttggaaatgttgatgacaacatatatacaagtgaaTGATGGATTAGTAtgggaacaccccccccccaataaaatggttgataaagaaatttttaaaaattgagtaaaGGATCCAAGCTGGACCCAAACATATAAACATCcagactcatggccattgagtcaactttgactcataGCTTCCCtgcaggaccgagtagaactgcccccgtgggtttcagagactagcactctataggagtagaaagcctggcctttctcctgtAGTGGCTTTGATTTGATGAActtgaggtttgcagcccaaatatatatatattttgagagagagagacatatcaTGAGGCTAagttaacagaagaaaaattTGTAAACAGAAAGATGACAGTAAATTCATCTTGTAATGCCGGAACAAATCTTATTTTCTAAAACACAGACCCAGACCCACTGTTCCTGGTTACTTGCTCACTAGGTGCTTCCTCTTATTTGTGGGAGCATTCACTTGCATTACATGTTTGCTGCACTGACTATTGCCATGCAGGTGCTTTGAGCCTCGGCCAAAAAACCTTCTTAACAAATAAAACGTGGTGCTACACAATCTTGGTTGAAATCTCAGTTCAGCCACTAATGATGGGAATTTAAACaggtcattatgaaccataattcCTTAGCTGCAAAACAAAGCGACCGGCTGCTTAATCATTTCACGGGCTCTCTAGAATTAAAATTCTATTGTTTGATGATCACTAAAGTTCTATTatgttcttcatatatttttccaCGCATTTTGGGGGTGGTCAGAGGGAATCTGTGTTTTGTAATGAATTGGTTTGATGGGCTGGTAATCAAGTCAAATAAAACAGCCTTTTCAAACAGAATAGAGGCTTCcgtttccttttatctttatgGAAAATAATGAGATGAATATTATCCAATTGTATAAGCCCTCTGTAATATCGCCTACTAATCCTTCATTGTAAGGGAGAACTTATCTAAATTAAATGTTAAAGAGgagaaaatttattttcatgacATTTGCATTACTTGATCTAAATATAGAGACTCAGAGTCTGCTTTCAAAATGAATTTTGTTCCTCCATCAGGATTCATGATGAAACCAATTCGATGACTCTAATTATTAAAGTCTGGTCCAGAATTGACATTACGGCTGTGACTCAGAATATTAACTGGAATTTCAGATTAAGAGGTTGACATTTGCGGCTCAAAGGCAGTAACATTAATTGTCAATTACAGCTTCATAATTTCTCTAACACATTTCCTATAAATCACATTGCATTGTGCTTGGCCAGGGGTACCTTCTAAATAGCAAACAATATTCCTATTGGCACACACTGTGGGCTTGATGCTGGGCTTCTTACCACAGGAGAGGCTGGTTCAGACCCTATCAGACTAAGATGAGGATCCCTCCCTACTCGAAGAGGTCTACTAAAAACCCCACGGAGGTTTGCgacgagtcagagttgactcaatggcagtgggcctgGCTTAGTTCTGGAATACTATCACTACCTAGATATTAGCAAATATTTCCTGATAGTATTATTAAGGAATGAAGGTGAAAGAAGTAGGCTTTGAAGAAGCGCTAGATTCTTGTGACAGAAGATGACTTCAAATGTCTAAATCTCAAAGGGAGCTTGAATTAAATGAGGTTTGTTTTCAGCAATGCTATTAAGGAACAAGAAAGACTCAATCGGCTGGAAACAGTCCAAATGTTGCCTCACTCGGAAAAAGGTGTAACTCACTAAAtgagatagaaacaataaaaaaagaagaggatcATTTCTCTCTAGAAACATTACTATAAAATCATGGGGTAAAAAAACACTTACATTTAACTCTATTATCCACAGTAACGTTACAAATAAGAGGTCGAAAgtgacaaacaaacagaaagtccTCCTAACGTCGGATATGCCCTTCTTCTCCCTTCCTTCGTAGGATTCGATCCTGGCCATGAGCTGAGTGGGGTTGATGGAATGGACGTCCCGTAGAGAAGCCTGAGAGCTCTGGCTCCCACTGAGAGCGTTGTCCATTTCGTCTCGTAGGTGGTTCATCCTGAAGGAGGGTTCACGGAGACTTGGCCTGACTTCACCATCCCTAGAGAGAAGagaccttggggaaaaagaaacaaacaaacaaacaaacaaacagaggcATTAAGGTAAACTAGAGGTCAATTAAGGAGATTgcacaggaaaggtgtacatcgggGTTGTATCCCTTTATCATCTTACTCAATCTGTAAAGTAGAAAATAGTCTAAGAACCCTGGCTCTCTGAAGAGAAGGTGGCACTGGGGTAGGAGAAGGTGCATTAAgtacctgcaatatgcaggtggtGTAATCCTGAGGTGGGTCCATATGAAGACCCCAAtgggccttcagtgtggatttgaACCcggtgaaaagaaaacaaacacctcACAAGTGGGCCAGGAGTCAACATCAGGGATAAGTGAAAGACTGTTTCACCAatgttattttacttggatccacaatcaatgaattAATCAATAAGTCAAAAGGATTGCATTGGGCAACTCTGCTGCAAAAGTCTTAAGGAGCAAAGAtatctctttgaggactaagatgcatgcGTCCCAAGCCAAGGTGTTTGCAATCACTTCAGACGCATGCGGAAGTCGAACAATGAATGCGAAAGACAGGCGAACAGCAGGTGCATCTGGATTCTAGTTTTGGCAGAGCTGGCTGAGAGTACTCTCAACTGCCAGATGAACAAATAAACCTGTCTTGGAGCAAGAACAGCCAGATTGCTTCTTAGAAATGAGGCTGGCAAGACGACTTTGTCTcgtgattttggacatgttatcagcagagagcAATCCCGGGAAACTAGCGTCATACTTGGTAAACGAGAGGCCCACtaaaagagaggaagtccctcaacggGAGGGCCCGACACGGTGGGGGGCTGCAACCACGGACTCCGGCACCACAACCAGGGTGAGCGGGGAGCCAGCCCGGCCGGGTTTCGCTCTGCTGTACacaggctgctctgagtgggagcaGACGCCGTGACGTGGCTGAAACGGACATGACTGAAGGAGAGCTTGACAAGGCCATGCCAAACCTGCTGACTACAGAAAGGTGTGGGTCCCGGCACCTTTCACAGCAACAGTCAACAAACCAGTCAGAAGAGCTGAGACTAATTCTACTCAATCGATCCCGCATTATTGAGAAGAAAGGAAGACTCCCAAGGTCATTTTCTGAAGCAGGAATAACTCTGACCAAAGCCATAAAGAGTAACCGCTAGAAAGGAAAATTATACACCCGAATCCTTGTGAAAATAGTGGGAAAATGTCTCATCTTGCATGTAGCCGGGGGAGGTCAGACATTGCTCCCACGCTGAAATAAGTGGGGAAGAAGTAGCTCCTGAAAATAGGAAGGGCATGGccgaggaggggggtggggtgcggggggaTTGGGGAGTTCACAGCAATGAAAATGggaagaaaatgtgctgaaattgattgtggtgatggatgCACAAGTCTTCTTATAGGATTGAATGATTAC includes these proteins:
- the STARD3NL gene encoding STARD3 N-terminal-like protein; this encodes MNHLRDEMDNALSGSQSSQASLRDVHSINPTQLMARIESYEGREKKGISDVRRTFCLFVTFDLLFVTLLWIIELNVNGGIENTLEKEVVHYDYYSSYFDIFLLAVFRFKVLILAYAVCRLRHWWAIALTTAVASAFLLAKVILSKLFSQGAFGYVLPIISFILAWIETWFLDFKVLPQEAEEVNRLLMVQDASERAALIPGALSDGQFYSPPESDAGSDEEADEKQDSEKPLLDL